In Sphingobium amiense, a genomic segment contains:
- a CDS encoding helix-turn-helix domain-containing protein yields the protein MITRIREVRKAKGLTLEQVGALCEPPTTAQTIGRLETGTRTVSVKWLNRIATALGVTSAELVALPGQADVPVAALLGPDGTRAPTRPLSFPAPVGSEGMVGVHVNASIGDYRSGDAIWCRRIAPAEFGTMLNRDILFPRPAGRFLFGRLIGREGDRLQILPLGSGARQLVLTDPPWAAVAVQLVRRL from the coding sequence ATGATTACCCGCATCCGCGAAGTGCGCAAGGCGAAGGGGCTGACGCTCGAACAGGTGGGCGCGCTCTGCGAACCGCCGACCACGGCGCAGACAATCGGGCGGCTTGAAACTGGAACGCGCACCGTATCGGTGAAATGGCTCAATCGCATCGCGACCGCGCTCGGCGTCACCAGCGCCGAGCTGGTGGCGCTGCCGGGACAGGCCGACGTGCCGGTCGCCGCCCTGCTCGGCCCCGATGGCACACGCGCGCCGACCCGCCCCCTGTCCTTCCCCGCCCCGGTCGGGTCCGAAGGCATGGTCGGCGTCCATGTCAATGCCAGCATCGGCGACTATCGGAGCGGCGACGCCATCTGGTGCCGCCGCATCGCGCCCGCAGAATTCGGCACGATGCTTAACCGCGACATCCTCTTTCCCCGCCCCGCCGGGCGCTTCCTCTTCGGCCGCCTTATCGGGCGCGAGGGCGACCGGCTCCAGATCCTGCCGCTGGGGTCGGGCGCACGCCAACTGGTGCTGACCGACCCGCCATGGGCCGCCGTCGCGGTGCAACTCGTCCGACGGCTCTAG
- a CDS encoding chemotaxis protein CheW, translating into MNNLYLLATLAGTRIAVEACEVEAVVRLTDISPVPGMGPHVAGLSALRSRVLTIIDVAALIHGHPTPVQDRGLAIIANISGHSYGLMVDAVSDISHVPGGEVPLRGQLSAAWAPHARAIVEHDGHPWLLVSLAAFIEGNSLPQAA; encoded by the coding sequence ATGAACAATCTCTATCTTCTCGCGACGCTGGCCGGCACGCGGATCGCCGTGGAAGCGTGCGAGGTCGAAGCGGTGGTGCGCCTGACCGACATATCGCCGGTGCCGGGCATGGGGCCGCATGTGGCCGGGCTTTCCGCGCTGCGCAGCCGGGTGCTGACGATCATTGATGTGGCGGCGCTGATCCACGGACATCCGACCCCGGTGCAGGACCGGGGGCTTGCCATCATCGCCAACATCAGCGGCCACAGCTATGGCCTGATGGTCGACGCCGTGTCCGATATCAGCCATGTGCCCGGCGGCGAAGTGCCGTTGCGTGGACAGTTGTCGGCGGCGTGGGCGCCCCATGCGCGCGCCATCGTCGAGCATGACGGCCATCCCTGGTTGCTGGTGTCGCTGGCCGCTTTCATCGAAGGCAACAGCCTGCCGCAGGCGGCGTAA
- a CDS encoding glycosyltransferase: protein MALNILMLSTLFPDISRPNFGVFVERQARELASRPEADVTVIAPVGLPPWPFSSAGRYAALRALPRKERWRELTVYRPIFTLIPKFGRARNVGAMTRAILPLVKRLHAQRPFDVIDASFFFPDGPVAQRLSKALGIPYSVKARGADIHYWGVQPGTRKLVRRAADRAAGLLAVSGAMKRSMERMGIDGDKIRVHYTGVDLDTFELADQDAAKAALGFSGPVVLCVGALIPRKGQDLLVRALPLLPGVTLLLAGQGAYRRTLETLAQELGVERRIGFLGSVPHHKLPRIFAAADVMAMPSESEGLANAWVEALACGTPLVISDVGGARELVDRPEAGRIVDRTPEAIAEAIRDTLDDPPDRQAVRAAALRFTWEANGDTLLAHLQGIAATD from the coding sequence ATGGCGCTCAACATACTGATGCTATCGACGCTCTTCCCCGACATCAGCCGGCCCAATTTCGGCGTGTTCGTGGAACGGCAGGCGCGTGAACTGGCAAGCCGTCCGGAAGCGGACGTGACCGTCATCGCGCCGGTCGGCCTTCCGCCATGGCCTTTCTCCAGTGCGGGACGCTATGCCGCTCTGCGCGCGCTGCCGCGCAAGGAGCGCTGGCGCGAACTCACCGTCTATCGCCCGATCTTCACGCTCATCCCCAAATTCGGCCGCGCGCGCAATGTAGGCGCGATGACCCGCGCGATCCTGCCGTTGGTGAAGCGGCTCCATGCGCAGCGCCCGTTCGACGTGATCGACGCCAGTTTCTTCTTTCCTGACGGCCCGGTCGCGCAGCGCCTGTCGAAAGCGCTCGGCATCCCTTATTCGGTGAAGGCGCGCGGCGCGGACATCCATTATTGGGGCGTGCAGCCAGGCACCAGAAAACTCGTCCGCCGCGCGGCGGACCGGGCGGCAGGCCTGCTCGCCGTATCGGGCGCGATGAAGCGGTCGATGGAGCGCATGGGCATCGACGGCGACAAGATCCGCGTCCACTATACCGGGGTCGATCTCGACACGTTCGAACTCGCCGATCAGGACGCGGCGAAGGCGGCGCTGGGGTTCAGCGGCCCGGTAGTGTTGTGCGTGGGGGCGCTCATCCCGCGCAAGGGGCAGGATCTTCTGGTCCGCGCGCTGCCGCTGCTGCCCGGCGTCACGCTGCTGCTTGCGGGTCAGGGCGCCTATCGCCGCACACTGGAGACTCTGGCGCAGGAACTGGGCGTGGAGCGGCGCATCGGCTTTCTCGGCTCCGTGCCCCATCACAAGCTGCCGCGCATCTTCGCCGCCGCGGACGTGATGGCGATGCCGTCCGAGTCCGAAGGGCTGGCCAACGCCTGGGTCGAAGCGCTCGCCTGTGGCACGCCGCTGGTCATCAGCGATGTCGGCGGCGCGCGCGAACTGGTCGACCGTCCGGAAGCGGGCCGTATCGTGGACCGCACGCCCGAAGCGATTGCGGAAGCGATCCGCGACACGCTCGACGATCCGCCGGATCGGCAGGCGGTGCGCGCCGCCGCCCTGCGCTTCACATGGGAAGCCAATGGCGACACGCTGCTCGCGCATCTTCAGGGCATCGCCGCCACCGACTGA
- the mscL gene encoding large conductance mechanosensitive channel protein MscL codes for MGLIFEFKTFINRGNVIDLAVGVIIGGAFATITKSLTDDIIMPVIGFLFGGVDFSRFFVRLGEIPAGFKGNPDSYADLKSAGVAMLGWGEFLTVMVNFVILAFIIFLLVKAVNRLTHKPEEEAPAAPAPTPEDIVLLREIRDSLKK; via the coding sequence ATGGGACTGATTTTCGAGTTCAAGACCTTCATCAATCGCGGCAATGTGATTGATCTGGCGGTTGGCGTCATCATCGGCGGCGCATTCGCCACCATCACCAAATCGCTGACCGACGACATCATCATGCCGGTGATCGGCTTCCTGTTCGGCGGGGTCGATTTCTCCCGCTTCTTCGTCCGGCTGGGGGAAATACCTGCGGGGTTCAAGGGCAATCCCGACAGCTATGCCGACCTCAAGTCCGCCGGCGTCGCGATGCTGGGTTGGGGCGAGTTCCTGACGGTGATGGTGAATTTCGTCATTCTCGCCTTCATCATCTTTCTGCTGGTGAAGGCAGTCAACCGGCTGACCCATAAACCGGAAGAGGAAGCACCCGCGGCTCCCGCGCCGACGCCCGAGGACATCGTGCTGCTGCGCGAGATCCGGGACAGTCTTAAAAAATAA
- a CDS encoding TPM domain-containing protein translates to MLRRMLLVLALLAFAPCAWAQSFPAFDDKGVVDAANLLSPEQEQALSQKLIAQKQASGRSLVVATIPDLQGYDISDYGYRLGRAWGIGDKDSNGALLIVAPAERKIRIEVGYGLEGVLTDALSSQIVRNDIAPRFKAGDMAGGIDAGVNAITTILALPPDQARQRVAQAEQEARSHDSGGGGIVAFWIILFVVFFVLLPLLSRARGGQRYRGGAGPVIIWGPGTGSGWGSGGSGWGGDGGGGFSGGGFSGGGSFGGGGASGGW, encoded by the coding sequence GTGCTGCGCCGCATGCTCCTCGTCCTCGCGCTGCTGGCGTTCGCGCCGTGCGCGTGGGCGCAGAGCTTTCCCGCGTTCGACGACAAGGGCGTGGTCGATGCGGCGAACCTGCTGTCGCCCGAACAGGAGCAGGCGCTCAGTCAGAAACTGATCGCGCAGAAGCAGGCGAGCGGCCGGTCGCTGGTGGTTGCCACCATCCCCGATTTGCAAGGCTATGACATATCGGACTATGGCTATCGTCTGGGCCGCGCGTGGGGCATCGGGGACAAGGACAGCAACGGCGCTCTGCTGATCGTCGCGCCTGCCGAACGCAAGATCCGGATCGAAGTCGGCTACGGGCTTGAAGGTGTGCTGACCGACGCGCTGTCCTCGCAGATCGTGCGCAACGACATCGCGCCCCGCTTCAAGGCGGGGGACATGGCGGGCGGCATCGACGCGGGCGTGAACGCCATCACCACGATCCTTGCCCTTCCGCCCGATCAGGCGCGGCAACGCGTCGCACAGGCGGAACAGGAGGCGCGAAGCCATGACAGCGGCGGCGGTGGCATCGTCGCGTTCTGGATCATCCTTTTCGTTGTCTTTTTCGTCCTCCTGCCACTCCTCTCCCGTGCGCGGGGCGGGCAGCGTTATCGCGGCGGCGCAGGGCCGGTCATCATCTGGGGGCCGGGAACGGGTTCGGGATGGGGATCGGGCGGTAGCGGCTGGGGCGGCGATGGCGGCGGCGGGTTCAGCGGCGGCGGCTTTTCGGGCGGCGGCAGCTTCGGCGGCGGCGGCGCGTCGGGAGGCTGGTGA
- a CDS encoding LemA family protein yields MLLRRLTSIFLPLMGALALSACGINSVPTAEETAKAKWADVQAQYQRRANLIGNLVATVKAAGKQEQETLTRVTEARAKASSIQINAADLNDPAKVAQYQEAQAQLSQGLGRLLATAEAYPDLKTNENFLQLQSQLEGTENRIAVAIRDYNEAVQAYNTRIRTFPDAIGAKLIHGAKPMTPFQATTPGAEEAPKVDFGN; encoded by the coding sequence ATGCTCTTGCGCCGCCTGACGTCCATTTTCCTGCCGCTGATGGGGGCGCTGGCGCTCTCCGCCTGCGGTATCAACAGCGTCCCCACCGCCGAGGAGACCGCCAAGGCCAAATGGGCGGACGTGCAGGCGCAATATCAGCGCCGCGCCAACCTGATCGGCAATCTGGTCGCCACGGTGAAGGCGGCGGGCAAGCAGGAGCAGGAGACGCTGACCCGCGTCACCGAAGCGCGGGCGAAGGCGTCCTCGATCCAGATCAATGCCGCCGACCTCAACGATCCCGCCAAGGTCGCGCAATATCAGGAAGCGCAGGCGCAATTGAGTCAGGGGCTGGGACGCCTGCTGGCGACCGCCGAAGCCTATCCCGACCTCAAGACCAACGAGAATTTCCTCCAGCTCCAGTCGCAGCTTGAGGGGACGGAAAACCGCATTGCTGTCGCCATCCGCGACTATAATGAAGCGGTGCAGGCGTATAACACCCGCATCCGCACCTTCCCCGACGCGATCGGCGCCAAGCTGATCCATGGGGCCAAGCCCATGACCCCGTTCCAGGCGACGACGCCAGGCGCGGAGGAGGCGCCGAAGGTCGACTTCGGCAACTGA
- a CDS encoding response regulator, giving the protein MKNCLVVDDSKVIRKVARHILESLDLTVSEAVDGQDALTQCEASAPDVVLLDWNMPVMSGMEFLQALSTANVAARPKIIFCTTENGISHIKAAVEAGADEYVMKPFDRETLESKLAIVGVI; this is encoded by the coding sequence ATGAAGAACTGCCTCGTCGTCGACGACTCGAAGGTTATCCGCAAGGTCGCCCGACACATATTGGAATCGCTCGACCTGACGGTCAGCGAGGCGGTGGACGGTCAGGATGCGCTGACGCAGTGCGAAGCATCCGCGCCCGATGTTGTCCTGCTCGACTGGAACATGCCGGTGATGAGCGGGATGGAGTTCCTTCAGGCGCTTTCGACCGCGAATGTCGCGGCGCGGCCAAAGATCATTTTCTGCACCACCGAAAACGGCATCAGCCACATCAAGGCGGCGGTGGAAGCGGGCGCGGACGAATATGTCATGAAGCCTTTCGACCGCGAAACGCTGGAGAGCAAACTGGCCATAGTGGGCGTGATCTGA
- a CDS encoding DUF6456 domain-containing protein, producing the protein MGQIKYIEQQIEGLDGRMQSVLVHIGESPLAWLHARGMLTARRYAAGEALRRDWERAGLRARVTMHWDSAPRQGKRDSGAQPADPTLTQMAARERFDGAIAAAGPGLADILWRVACAGEGLAAAEKALGWPTRAGKLVLTLALDRVADWYRVP; encoded by the coding sequence ATGGGCCAGATCAAATATATCGAGCAGCAGATCGAGGGGCTGGATGGACGGATGCAGAGCGTGCTGGTCCATATCGGCGAATCGCCGCTGGCCTGGCTTCATGCGCGCGGGATGCTCACCGCGCGGCGCTATGCGGCGGGGGAGGCGCTGCGCCGCGACTGGGAGCGGGCGGGGCTGCGCGCGCGGGTGACGATGCACTGGGACAGCGCGCCGCGACAGGGCAAGCGCGACAGCGGGGCGCAGCCAGCCGACCCGACGCTGACGCAGATGGCGGCACGCGAGCGGTTCGACGGCGCGATCGCGGCGGCGGGACCGGGCCTTGCCGACATATTATGGCGCGTGGCCTGCGCGGGGGAGGGGCTGGCCGCGGCGGAAAAGGCGCTGGGCTGGCCGACGCGTGCGGGCAAGCTGGTGTTGACGCTGGCGCTCGACCGGGTGGCGGACTGGTATCGCGTGCCCTGA
- a CDS encoding chemotaxis protein CheB: MTVSAYSTASFRDSQPPVRVLVVDDSVVVRTVMERILSDKPGFAVVQKASNAELALAFLAQQDVDLVLLDIELPGQSGMAVLPQILSMRPNAKVVVLSGKCEEGSAAAVEALALGASDILSKPGSGSFGEQFPEELIGRLARLFGDRPMPHAPARPPRPVVATPAAEPLACLGIGASTGGIHALGQLLGGLKAPLGVPVLLTQHLPASFTVYFAQQLARMTAMRVKVAQTGDLLNADTLYVAPGDANLQIRRGLHGRVHVALNTQRTPSGNLPGVDPMFSAMAEAYGAGSAGIVLTGMGRDGTTGARDIVTAGGWVVAQDEASSVVWGMPGSVAGAGLTCAIMEPGAMMGYVAQRGRVAA; encoded by the coding sequence ATGACCGTGAGCGCATATTCCACCGCTTCCTTCCGCGACAGCCAGCCGCCCGTCCGCGTGCTGGTGGTGGACGATTCGGTTGTGGTGCGCACGGTGATGGAGCGCATTCTGAGCGACAAGCCCGGCTTCGCCGTCGTCCAGAAGGCGAGCAATGCCGAGCTGGCGCTGGCGTTTCTGGCGCAGCAGGACGTCGATCTGGTCCTGCTGGACATCGAGCTTCCCGGCCAGAGCGGCATGGCGGTCCTGCCGCAGATTCTTTCGATGCGGCCTAACGCCAAGGTCGTCGTTCTGTCGGGCAAGTGCGAGGAAGGAAGCGCCGCTGCCGTCGAGGCGCTCGCGCTCGGCGCCAGCGACATTCTTTCCAAACCGGGCAGCGGCAGCTTTGGCGAGCAGTTTCCCGAAGAACTGATCGGACGGCTTGCGCGCCTGTTCGGCGACCGGCCGATGCCGCATGCGCCGGCCAGACCGCCCCGGCCCGTCGTCGCGACGCCGGCTGCCGAACCGCTCGCCTGTCTCGGCATCGGCGCATCGACCGGCGGCATTCATGCGCTCGGCCAGTTGCTCGGCGGGCTGAAGGCGCCGCTGGGCGTTCCGGTGCTGTTGACCCAGCATCTGCCCGCGAGCTTCACGGTCTATTTCGCGCAGCAGCTTGCCCGTATGACGGCGATGCGCGTCAAGGTGGCGCAGACCGGCGACCTGCTGAACGCCGATACGCTCTATGTCGCGCCGGGCGACGCCAATCTCCAGATCCGGCGGGGGCTGCATGGAAGGGTGCATGTGGCGCTCAACACGCAGCGCACGCCTTCGGGCAATCTTCCGGGCGTCGATCCCATGTTCTCCGCCATGGCCGAAGCCTATGGCGCAGGCTCGGCAGGCATCGTGCTGACCGGCATGGGGCGCGACGGGACGACCGGCGCGCGGGACATCGTGACGGCCGGGGGATGGGTCGTTGCACAGGATGAAGCAAGCAGCGTGGTGTGGGGCATGCCGGGGTCCGTCGCGGGCGCCGGGCTCACCTGCGCGATCATGGAACCGGGAGCGATGATGGGTTATGTTGCGCAACGCGGGCGGGTGGCCGCCTGA
- a CDS encoding NUDIX hydrolase, producing MTDPDRDAAEEVMWEGRFITAKRRGKWEYVGRARGIHAAVILAVDEAADGRHVLLVDQYRVPLGRRCIELPAGLVGDEDEGEDAHLAAARELEEETGYRPDRLESLGQFWSSPGMVSESFTLFRAHGLEKTGDGGGVAGEDIRVHRIPLAALADRIAAWRAEGYAMDVKLLLLLGAGMVG from the coding sequence ATGACCGACCCGGACCGCGACGCAGCGGAAGAAGTGATGTGGGAGGGCCGCTTCATCACGGCCAAGCGGCGCGGCAAATGGGAATATGTCGGCCGCGCGCGCGGCATCCATGCCGCCGTCATCCTTGCCGTCGACGAAGCGGCAGACGGGCGCCACGTCCTGCTGGTCGATCAGTATCGCGTGCCGCTGGGCCGCCGCTGCATCGAACTGCCCGCGGGACTGGTCGGCGACGAGGACGAAGGCGAGGACGCGCATCTCGCCGCCGCGCGCGAACTGGAGGAGGAAACCGGCTACCGACCGGACCGCCTCGAATCGCTCGGCCAGTTCTGGAGCTCGCCCGGCATGGTGTCGGAAAGCTTCACGCTCTTTCGCGCTCACGGCCTTGAAAAAACCGGCGACGGCGGGGGAGTGGCGGGGGAGGACATTCGCGTCCATCGCATTCCCCTTGCCGCCCTTGCGGACCGGATCGCGGCGTGGCGGGCGGAGGGCTATGCGATGGATGTGAAGCTGCTGCTTCTGCTTGGCGCAGGCATGGTTGGCTGA
- a CDS encoding chemotaxis protein CheA, producing the protein MDELLQEFISETQETLEALAGEVVAWEADPADRDRLDAIFRFFHTVKGSCGFLNLPRFERLSHAAEDVLSEIRAGNREADPATVSAVLGVMDRIGELAEAVAAGAALPNENDDFLIGALMAKAEAVDDGIPDTAAAPVAIARLGGAQSGPRTIRLPLSLIDQLMNGVSDMVLARNEMSRKLRERTGDPELDNVFERLSTCVADMRDVISKTRMQRVDRLFAAIPRMVRDLGRDLGKRIDLTLEGGDVEMDREMVEMVVDPLTHIVRNSIDHGIETPERRRAAGKPEAGSLRLEARQSGNQIVIAIADDGAGIDTARLVEKAIAAGRLTPEAAARMSNAEKLDLIFQAGLSTARQVTQVSGRGVGMDVVRANVERIGGVIALDNHPGQGLTITLRVPLTLTIIPGLIVRAGGQHFAIPRAAVVEILHDTNETLQISVVGGAKVATIRSVRHSMIDLEDVLGLEKPDQSAPRAIMVVRSASGVPFAMGVSAVDNHEELVIRPASPLVMASGVYAGMTLPDNGKPMLLLDAAGLANAARLPNIADDRAARQQEERDGATSGVEMVAALRFEEVTGERRLLKLALIERVEDIDASLFGQSAGRAFVRLDGRLVPVVNGISRFDREKVSALRLRDGQREACYPVAAVLDIVQMPAVPDMVALQGVLSGVAVIDGEHLEVLNPFALFAALPEEAAGEQPRGRCLLADGEDGWTREILAPLLRQAGQDVVIGLPADGEVGPQDVVLCMDSNAAQAAEIMGCRVVQLRTSPRPAGPQEQGSIYRYDQDALMAAITGR; encoded by the coding sequence ATGGACGAACTGCTTCAGGAATTTATCTCGGAAACGCAGGAGACGCTGGAGGCGCTGGCCGGAGAAGTCGTCGCCTGGGAAGCCGATCCCGCCGACCGCGACCGTCTGGATGCGATTTTCCGTTTCTTCCACACCGTCAAGGGGAGCTGCGGCTTCCTCAACCTGCCACGCTTCGAACGGCTGAGTCATGCCGCCGAAGACGTGCTGTCAGAGATTCGCGCCGGAAATCGTGAGGCTGATCCTGCCACGGTGAGCGCTGTGCTGGGCGTGATGGACCGCATCGGCGAACTCGCCGAAGCCGTGGCGGCGGGCGCGGCCCTGCCCAACGAGAATGACGATTTCCTGATCGGCGCGCTGATGGCCAAGGCTGAAGCGGTGGACGATGGTATCCCGGATACGGCCGCAGCGCCCGTCGCCATCGCGCGGCTGGGCGGCGCGCAGAGCGGTCCGCGCACCATCCGCCTGCCGCTGAGCCTCATCGACCAGCTTATGAACGGCGTGTCGGACATGGTGCTGGCGCGCAACGAAATGTCGCGCAAGCTGCGCGAGCGGACCGGCGATCCGGAACTCGACAATGTGTTCGAGCGCCTGTCCACTTGTGTCGCGGACATGCGCGATGTCATTTCCAAGACGCGGATGCAGCGCGTCGACCGGCTGTTCGCCGCGATCCCGCGCATGGTGCGCGACCTTGGCCGCGATCTTGGCAAGCGGATCGACCTGACGCTGGAGGGCGGCGACGTCGAAATGGACCGCGAAATGGTGGAGATGGTCGTCGACCCGCTCACCCATATCGTGCGCAACAGCATCGACCATGGTATCGAAACCCCGGAGCGCCGCCGTGCGGCAGGCAAGCCCGAAGCGGGCAGCCTGCGCCTCGAAGCGCGCCAGTCGGGTAACCAGATCGTCATCGCTATCGCCGACGACGGCGCGGGCATCGACACGGCGCGGCTGGTTGAAAAAGCGATTGCCGCCGGACGACTGACGCCCGAGGCGGCAGCGCGCATGAGCAATGCGGAAAAGCTCGACCTCATTTTTCAGGCGGGGCTGTCGACGGCCCGGCAGGTGACGCAGGTGTCCGGACGTGGCGTGGGCATGGATGTCGTGCGCGCCAATGTCGAACGGATCGGCGGCGTCATCGCGCTGGACAATCATCCCGGACAAGGCCTCACCATCACGCTGCGCGTGCCACTGACGCTGACGATCATCCCCGGCCTCATCGTCCGGGCGGGCGGGCAGCATTTCGCGATTCCGCGCGCGGCTGTTGTCGAAATTCTCCACGACACCAACGAGACGCTGCAGATCAGCGTCGTGGGCGGCGCGAAGGTCGCGACGATCCGTTCGGTGCGCCATTCGATGATCGACCTTGAGGATGTGCTGGGCCTCGAAAAGCCCGATCAGTCCGCGCCGCGCGCGATCATGGTGGTGCGGTCGGCTTCGGGCGTCCCCTTCGCCATGGGCGTTTCGGCGGTCGACAATCATGAGGAACTGGTGATCCGTCCCGCGTCGCCGCTGGTGATGGCGAGCGGCGTCTATGCCGGCATGACGCTGCCCGACAATGGCAAGCCGATGCTGCTGCTCGACGCGGCGGGCCTCGCCAACGCGGCGCGGCTTCCCAATATCGCCGATGACCGCGCCGCGCGCCAGCAGGAAGAGCGCGATGGCGCGACGAGCGGCGTCGAAATGGTCGCTGCACTGCGCTTCGAGGAAGTGACGGGCGAGAGGCGGCTGCTCAAGCTGGCGCTGATCGAGCGGGTCGAGGATATCGACGCCAGTCTGTTCGGCCAGTCCGCCGGTCGCGCCTTCGTGCGTCTGGACGGGCGGCTGGTGCCAGTGGTGAACGGCATCTCGCGCTTCGACCGGGAAAAGGTGTCGGCGCTGCGCCTGCGCGACGGGCAGCGCGAAGCCTGCTATCCGGTCGCCGCCGTGCTCGACATCGTGCAGATGCCCGCCGTGCCCGACATGGTCGCGCTGCAGGGCGTGTTGAGTGGCGTCGCGGTTATCGACGGCGAGCATCTGGAAGTGCTCAATCCTTTCGCACTCTTTGCCGCCCTGCCCGAGGAGGCGGCGGGCGAACAGCCGCGCGGACGCTGCCTGCTGGCCGATGGCGAGGATGGATGGACACGCGAAATCCTTGCGCCGCTGCTGCGGCAGGCGGGTCAGGATGTCGTGATCGGCCTGCCCGCCGATGGCGAGGTGGGACCGCAGGACGTGGTGCTGTGCATGGATTCGAACGCCGCGCAGGCTGCTGAGATCATGGGATGCCGCGTCGTCCAGCTTCGCACGTCCCCGCGTCCGGCCGGGCCGCAGGAACAGGGCAGCATCTATCGTTACGATCAGGACGCGCTGATGGCGGCGATCACGGGACGCTGA
- a CDS encoding TPM domain-containing protein, which translates to MVMRLTPADRDLVTAAVTAAEADTSGEIVTIVARRSDSYHDVGLSWAAAAVFIALALMAAFPAHLRALLSMLMLDWEHELADWKLLTGLLGLLILKFLVVRYLLAIMPLRMLVTPRATKARRVRRRAILLFRTAAEARTHGRTGVLLYLSLDEHRAELVADSAINTKVAPEVWGDAMAALVAAIRDGRPGEGMADAVRQIGVVLAEHFPREADDINELPDRLIEL; encoded by the coding sequence ATGGTAATGCGCCTGACCCCTGCCGACCGCGACCTTGTCACGGCTGCCGTGACGGCCGCCGAAGCCGATACCTCCGGCGAGATCGTCACCATCGTCGCGCGGCGGTCCGACAGCTATCATGATGTGGGGCTGAGCTGGGCGGCGGCGGCGGTGTTCATCGCACTTGCCCTGATGGCGGCCTTCCCGGCGCATCTGCGCGCGCTGCTTTCGATGCTGATGCTCGACTGGGAGCATGAACTGGCCGACTGGAAGCTGCTGACGGGCCTGCTCGGCCTCCTCATCCTCAAATTCCTCGTGGTGCGCTATCTTCTGGCGATCATGCCTCTGCGGATGCTGGTGACGCCGCGCGCGACCAAGGCGCGTCGGGTGCGCCGCCGCGCCATCCTCCTCTTCCGCACCGCCGCCGAAGCGCGAACCCATGGCCGCACCGGCGTCCTCCTTTATCTGAGCCTCGACGAACATCGGGCGGAACTGGTCGCCGACAGCGCCATCAACACGAAAGTCGCGCCCGAAGTCTGGGGCGACGCGATGGCCGCTCTCGTCGCCGCGATCCGCGACGGGCGGCCCGGCGAGGGGATGGCCGACGCGGTGCGGCAGATCGGCGTCGTCCTCGCCGAGCATTTCCCGCGCGAAGCCGATGACATCAACGAGCTTCCCGACAGGCTGATCGAACTATGA